The sequence below is a genomic window from Bacteroidia bacterium.
GGAAACAGATTTAAAGTAAATCGGATAAATAAAATTTCTGGAAGTGAAACTATTTTTGCCATTGGAGACATCGCATTTATGGAAACGCCTCTTTATCTCAAAGGTCATCCGCAAGTGGCGAACGTTGCTATCAACCAAGCAAAAATACTGGCGAAAAATTTAAAATTTATAGAACTAAATAAACCAACTATTGATTTTGAATACAAAGACCTCGGATCAATGGCTACAATTGGCAGAAACAAAGCAGTTGTTGATTTACATTTGCTTCATTTTAAAGGTTATTTCGCTTGGTTGGTTTGGATGTTTCTTCATTTGATGTTGATTTTAAGCGTGAAAAATAAACTCATTATATTTATCAATTGGGCTTGGGCTTATGTTACAAAAGACAGTTCTTTACGTTTGATTCTTTATCAAAATAAAAGAACGAATTACAAAAAGGGCGGAGATTAAGAATTTCCTCACAAAATAAAAAATAAAAACTATAAAAATAAAATTATGGAAAAGCAAATTGTAAAAATCCACTCGATAGAAAAAATTACCCGCGATGTGGTAAAAATTATAACCGATAAACCTGCAGGATATAAATTTAATCCGGGACAAGCAACAGAAATTGCCATTAACAAAAATGGTTGGGAAGAAGAAAAAAGACCCTTTACTTTTACCTGTTTGCCCGAGGATGATTACCTCGAATTTGTCATCAAAACATATCCTTCGCACAAAGGTGTTACCAATGAATTGTTGCGACTAAAAAAGGGCGATGAGTTAATTATAGGTGAAGTATTTGGAGCAATTTCATACAAAGGAGAAGGTGTGTTTATAGCAGGTGGCGCAGGAATTACGCCTTTCATTTCTATTTTCAAATATCTTAAACAGAAGAAAGAAATCGGAAATAATAAACTCGTATTCGCAAATAAAACCAAAGCTGATATTATACTTGAAAAAGAGTTTACGAATTTATTAGGTGATGCGTTTATCAATATTTTATCTGATGAAAAAACAACGAATCATCATCACGGAATGATTACTGAAAATTTTCTTAAATCAATTATTACCGATTTTCATCAGCAATTTTATATTTGCGGACCTCCTCCAATGATGGATGCAGTGCTAAAACAATTAAAAAATTTGGGCGTTGGCGAAAACGCAATGACGGTGGAAATATAAGAAACAAAATGGCGAAGACTGAAAATAAAACAATCTGGACAATCGGTCATTCCACACATAGTTTCGAGGAGTTTGTTGCTATGTTGCACGTCTTTGAAATAGATTTGCTTGTAGATATCCGAAGCTTTCCGGGTTCAAGACGTTATCCGCATTTTAATAAAGAAGCATTAGAAATTTCGTTACCGGAAAATAAAATTCAATACGTCCATTTGAAAGACCTTGGCGGTAGAAGGAAAGTGAATCCCAATTCAATTAACACAGCTTGGCGATTGGCTTCTTTCAGAGGCTACGCGGATTATATGGAAACCGATAATTTTAAAAAAGCGATATGCGATTTGGAGGAAATGGCTTTAAAACAACGCACTGCTTATATGTGTTCCGAAGCTGTTTGGTGGAGATGTCATCGCTCACTTGTTTCCGATTTCTTGAAACTTCGCGGCTGGACAGTACTACATATAATGAGCGCCACAAAGGAAATGGAACATCCTTACACTTCTCCTGCAAAAATTGTGGAGGGCGAGTTGCAGTACAATTGAATCATTAAAATAATTACAGCTCACGCTTTCGCGGATGGGCAGTATATTTGACGAGATTTCAACTCTCGATTGCGTGTGCAGAAAGTATTTCCTAAAATTTATTGAACTTGCGCTTGGCTTCCGTTTCGAGTACGTGTGGCGAATTTAATACCAATCATTAGTTCGTAGGTTCCACTGCTGTATTTGCGGATATCAGTAGTAGTAAAATCGTACGCGAAGCCGAACATCAAATTCTTTTTAACAGTATATCCAATCATCGCCGAAATAGCATCCATGGTACGGTAATCAGCACCTATCCACATTTGGTCTTGATAAATAAGTCGCAAACCTGCATCCACTTGTACGGGAGCCGGATACACATATTTCACCATCGTGGTGGGTTGTAAATCAAAGTTATCTGATAATTTAATTTTATAGCCTGCTGTGGCATAGTAATGAGTAGCAAGGTCGCTAAGCGGGGTGTTGGTATTATCGAAAAACTTTAATTTGTCTTGCAACAACTGTGGTGCAGACACACCCAAGTAAAAACGGTCGGAGTATAAGTACATACCAAAGGCAAAGTCAGGTACTAATGTGGACTGCAATTGATCGCTTAACACTAAATCACCTGGATCACGCAATGTTATTTTAGAACCATCAATGGCAAATTGTTGTAGCCCTGCAGATAACCCAAAAGACAATCGTAAATTTTCTGATAATCGGATATGATAGGCATAACTGGCTTCAAAACCTGTTCTTCGGGTAGGACCTGTATTATCGGTATAGAGGTATCCTCCTAATCCCATGTTTTTCCCTCTCCAAGGTCCGTTCACACTAAGCGTATATGTTCGGGGCGCATCTGTAATGCCTTCCCATTGGTATCTATTATTAGAAGCTGCTTCGTAATAAGGCAATGTTCCTGCTACTGCAGGATTTAGTACAAAATCATTCATCATGTACTGACTAAACATAGGTAGCTGCTGAGCTTGTACTTTCACAAAGCCAATTACTAATACGAGCAATACGATACGTTTTTTCATCTTCTTATTTTTAACGTAGTATGGTTATAGGTCCTGTATATACATTAGGGAATCGAGGATCGTTCAGATTAATAATGTAATAATAGGTTCCAACTGGTAATGGCTTGGCATTATAAGTACCATCCCATTTGGTGATGTATCCAGGAGAACTAAATAGTAATTCGCCCCAACGATTATATATCTCAACCAAACATTTTGGGAAATATTGGATGTTATCAATAATCCACGTATCGTTTTTACCATCTCCATTCGGTGTAATCCCATTCGGGAAGCTGATTTCAGGTAATACAGTAATTGTTACAGAGTCTCTTTCAGAACAACCGCTCGCATTGGTAACAGTTACCGTATAAGTAGTTGTTGTAAGAGGTGTAGCAACTGGATTAGCAGCTGTTGAATCGCTCAATCCTGTTGTAGGATGCCAAGAATATGTAGAGCCCGGAGGGCCGGTAGGACTGCCTCCAATAGTTATACTTGTATAGATGACTATTGTTTGATTAGCTCCCATATTGACAACTGGTAAAGGATTAGAAGTAACAGATACAGTATCCGCATCTGGACAAGTTCCGTTGGTAGCAACTACTACATAATCCGTAGTACCTGTTGGTGGATTTACTGAAACTGATTGCGTATTGGCAATAAGTACCATGCCCGGTAATTGAAACCATTGGTAAGTTAATCCACCTACATTTCCAGTTGCTTTTAGTGTAATATTTCCAGATTGACAGAAAGAAGTGTCGTTTCCAGCTTCTACCAAAGTGGTAACAGCGGCGGTTACTATTGCACTGTCTTTAATACTACATCCGTTTGCGTCCGTTACCGTAAGAATGTAATCGCCTGGTAAAATATTCATTAGACTTTGTGTGGTAGCCAATGAGCTTCCAGACCATTGGAAAGAGTATGGAGGAGTACCGCCGCCAACGGTTTCCGTGATAGAGCCATTATTTGCGGTATTACAAGCGGTGTTTACTACTATATGGGAAACTGTGATTGGAGTTGGGTTAATAAGTATAAATGTTTGTTGCGGAGTAGCACAACCGTTGGCATCCGTAACTGTAACCGAATAGGAACCAGCACATAAATTACTGGCTGTAGCAGTGGTGCTAATGGCTGGGTTCCAAACGTACGTAAACGGCAGTGTGCCTCCAGAAGGAATCACTGTAATAATACCGTTACAAGAACCAGCACACTTAGGTTGAGATACAAATGTCTTACTAAATGTAATGGATGTTGGTGTTGTGATTGTGAATACGAGTGTACGCACGCAGCCTGCATTGTCCGTTACTTTCAGAGAATAATTTCCAGCACACAATCCATTATCGGTAGCACCTATTTGACCGTTACTCCATGAATAAGTATAAGGAGAAACTCCGCCGCTGACCATTGCAGTGGCTGATCCGTTACAAGTACCATTGCACGTAATATTAGTAGTAGTAATATTTACTGTTGGGCTTGTCGGGTTATTGACTGGAATTGCAAAAGTTTGTTTACAACTCGATGCGTCCGTTACTGTTACGGTGTATGTTCCGGCACAAAGGCTGTTAATTGTCGCTGTGGTTTGAGCTCCCGGAGCCCACAAGTATGTATAAGGCGCTGTGCCACCCATTGGATTCACCGAAATACTGCCGTTACAAAGTCCGCAAGGAGTACTGCTTACACTTTGATTGATTGTAAAAGCCTGATTGGATGTTATAATGACTGTTTTAATAGTTGAGCAGCCCGCTGAATCAATTACTTGTACATTGTAGATGCCAGCACATAAACTATTTACCGAATTGGTTGTTTGTCCACCTGGTATCCATAGATAAGTGTATGGAGCACTTCCTCCAGAAGGAATGGCAGTAGCAGTTCCGTTGCAAGTTCCAAAACAAGTGGCATTTGTAGATGTAATCGTTACGGTTGGACCTCCGCTACTGTTTACCGTAATTGTTGTTGTGGAAGTACACCCTTTGTTGTCCGTAATATTTACATCATATACGCCAGCGCAAAGTCCGTTTGCGGAAGAGCTTGTTTGTCCGCTACTCCACATATATGTATAAGGAGCAGTTCCGCCAGAAGGCGCAAGTGTTATTTGTCCGTTACACATTCCACAAGTAGAAGCTGTAACAGTAGGATTTGCAAGTATTGTTGAGTTTTGTAGTATGGTGGCTAATCCAGCTGCTGTACAACCGTTCGCATCCGTAACAGTTACGGTATAATTACCAGCACACAAGGCGCTTGCTGTTGCAGTGGTTTGAGATTGAGAATCATTCCATTGGTAAGTATAAGGACTTGATCCACCAGCGGGTGTTATCGTTGCAGAACCATTGCAGATCCCATTACATCCTGCAGGCACAACACTTACAGGAGCTGTTAAAATAGTTGTTGGTACAATTGCAACCGAATCTTTAAATGTACACGCATTTGCATCTGTAATATTATAAACATATTCTCCCGGACACAAATTAGAAAGCGAAGATGTAGTTTGTCCTGTATTCCATGAATAGGTATAAGGCAACGTTCCTCCAGAAACAGTGAGAGTAATAGATCCATTGCAAACTCCCGCGCAAGTTGCTTTCACAGTCGTAGGTGTAGTATTGAGCGGTCCTGGTTGTACAATAGTAGTACTGTCAATTCGGATACATCCATTCGCATCCGTTATTTGAACGAAATATTTTCCCGCACATAAATTGGATACTGCATTGGATGTTTGCCCACCTGGTGTCCAAGAATAGGTATATGGAGAAACTCCCCCAGAAGGAACATCTGTAATTGTTCCGTTGCAGGATCCATTACAAGAAACATTCGTTTGAGTCATCATATCTCCTGAAGGTCCACTCGAATTACTTAATGGAATTACAAGTTTGCTCGAACAGCCATTTGCATCTGTAACAGTTACCGTATAAATACCCGCACACACATTGTTAATAGTGGAAGTTGTTTGTCCTCCAGGAATCCACGAGTAAGTGTAAGCGCCAACTCCTCCGGAAGGAACAGCTGTAATGGCGCCGTTACAGGTACCGCAATTTGCGGCAGCAGTTGTCGGTGTTATCGTAAGAACAGAAGGGTTTGCAATCGTAACCATTTCTGTGTCGGCACAAGAATGTGCATCGGTAACAATAAGAGTATATATACCAGCACACAATCCGTTTATGTTTTGCGTAGATTGGTTTCCAGGTAACCATTGATACGTGTATGGAGAAGTACCTCCAATGGGATTAGAAGATGCTGTCCCATTACAACTTCCAACACAAGAGGGGTCAGTATGAGTAATGTTTTCAGTAATTGGTAATGGTGCTGTGATTGTTACGTTTTGATTGGCACTACATCCATTCGCATCCGTTACAACCAGATTATAGGATCCAGGACAAAGATTATTTGCATTTTGAGTAGTTTGTCCATTACTCCAAGAATACGTATAAGGACTTGTTCCACCAGTTACAGTCGGATTAGCCATTGCATCACAACTGGCATTACAACTTACCACAGCATTAGGAATAGTAATTGCTATTTTAGCGGGTTGTGTAATAACAACTGTATTTTGTGACGTACAACCATTCGCATCTGTAACCGTAAGTGTATAAGATCCGGCACAAAGAGTATTGACATTTTGAGTGGTTTGTCCGCTTGTCCAAGAGTAAGTATAAGGGCTTGTTCCACCAGTTACAGTTGGATTAGCCGTCCCATCACATGATAAATTACACTTTACATTTGTATAAACAACAGAAGAAGAAAGTAAAGGAGGTTGTGTAATAACAGCTTGCTGCGTAACAGTACATCCATTGGCATCTGTAACTGTGAGCGTGTAAGTACCAGGGCATAGATTTACATCACTTGGTTGTGTGGCTCCATTCGACCAACTGTATGTATAAGCCCCTGTTCCACCTGTTACATTCGCTGTTGTTTTCCCATTGCAAGAACCATTACATGTTACGTTGGTAGCAGTGATTATTACACTAAGAGCAGTTGGTTGCACAATATTTATCACCACAGCCGTATCACATCCTTTTGAATCCGTAATGGTAACACTGTATGTCCCAAAAGAAAGATTATTTGCCACAGAGGTAACGGATACGCTTGGATTCCAAGCATACGTGTACGCAGAAGTACCTCCTGTAGGACTAAAAGAGATTGACCCATTATTACCACCATTACAAGATGGAGAGACAACAGTTGCGTTTGGAGATATTTTTAAAGGAGTTGTAACGGTAATAGTATCGAACGACATACATCCAGAAGCATCTGTCACTTTTGCGATATACAATCCCGAGCAAAGATTTGAAATCGAGTTGGTTGTTTGTCCTGCTGGCGACCAAGAATAAGTGTATCCCGGATTTCCGCCACTAGCAGTTACCGTTGCAGTACCATCGCAAGAACCATTACATGAAACAGGGGTGAATCCTCCTATTAAAACGGGTCCAGTGACATTACCTACGGCTATTTGAAATACTTTTACACATCCAGCAGCATCTGTAATGCTAACCGTATAAATGCCTGCCACGATATTTGTTATAGAAGAGGTTGTTTGTCCTCCTGGCGACCATAAATAGGTATATGCAGGTACCCCACCAGTAGGAGCCAAGGTAATACTTCCATCATTCATCGAACAATCTGCTTTTACAACCGTTGGATTATCTGCTATCGGCGGAGCTTGGATTATCTTAACGCTATCAATAGCACTGCACCCATTCGCATCTTTTACCGTTACTAAATAAGTACCTGCACAAAGGCTATTTATAGACGACGTTGTTTGTCCACCTGACCAAGAATAGGTATAGGTTCCTGTACCTCCAGAAGCTGTTACAGTACCTGTACCATTACATCCTCCGTTGCATGAAATATTAGTTTGACTTGTATTTAAAGTAAGTTGTGGTGGATTAGAGAATACCACAGTTGATGTATTAAAACATCCATTTGCATCCGTCGCAGTGATAGTATAGGTTACCCCAGAGCACAAGCCAGTAGCTGTTTGCGTTGTCTCTCCACTTGGATTCCAACTATATGTGTAAGGAGATACTCCTCCTGCAGCATTTGCAGTGGCTGTTCCATCGCAGGAATTAAAACAACTCACACTATTGGATGAACTGGTAATAATAATATTAACTGTTGGATTAATAAGAATTGCTTTACTTGCTATACATCCATCTGCATCCTTTATTGTAACAGTATAACTTCCAACACATAACGCCGTAGCATTCGCCGTTGTTTGCCCATTAGACCAAGAATAAGTATATGGAGAAGTGCCTCCAACAGCTGTTACAGAAGCAGATCCATTACATATATTACAACTCGACGTAGTGGATGTAACAGAAACAGAAAGCAGTGTAGGCTGTGTTATACTGAAATTGGCTGTAATAAAACAACCATTTGCATCCGTTACCTTTAAAGAATATCCATTCCCAGCGCAGAGGTTTAAAATGCTGTCTGTTGTTAAACTTCCAGGCATCCATAAATACGTATATGGAGCAGTTCCTCCAGTTACTGTTGGCACTGCTTTTCCATCACAAGTGCCAGAACAACTTGCATTTTTTACGACAATAGCTACATTAAGCGGTTGAGGTGCTATTAATGTAACCGTCGCAGAATCCTTGCATCCATTTGCATCGGTTACAATCACCTTATAGGTTCCGGCGCACAAATTGTTTATTGTCGCTGAAGTTTGACCTCCTGGCGACCAAGAATATGTATAGACTCCTGTCCCACCTGAGGCAACAGCGTTTATAATCCCGTCGCACTTTCCGTTACAAGAAGGAGGAGTATTGGTCGTTAATAATGACAGTAAAGGCGATTGAGTGATAGTAACACTTGTATTCGCAGTACAACCATTTGCATCTGTAACTGTAAGAGAATAAGTTCCGGCGCACAGACCTGACAATGTAGGAGTTGTTTGCGCTCCAGGCGACCATGAATAAGTATATCCAGCCGTTCCTCCATTTACATTGGAAGAAATGCTAGCATTACAATTTCCATTACATGCTATGATTGCAGGACTTGGAGTAATCCCAACTGTTAAAACATTAGGTTGAGTAATTTTAACCTTTCCAGTTTGAGTACACCCGTTAGCATCCGTAACGGTTACGGTATATGTTCCAGCGCATAAATTAGCTACTGAAGAAGTTGTTTGTGCACCAGGCGACCAAGAATAAGTGTATCCAGGTGTCCCACCAGAAGGATTGGCTGTTACAGAACCGTTGCAAGCCCCATTACAAGATATATTTGTACCTGTTGGACTTACGGTCAAAACAGGAGGAGGGATAAGTGTTATACTTTGAGAGCTAGTACAGCCATTGACATCCTTAACCGTCAATACATAAGTGCCAGCACAAAGTCCAGATATGGCAGATGTTGTTTGTCCACTGGACCATGAATAAGTATAAGCTGGAGTCCCTCCACTTGTAAAATCAGTTATGCTACCATTACAAGAACCGTTACAAGTTATTTTTACTAACACCAGTGAATCTTTGAGTGGGGCTGCTGGTTGAACAATTGTAACTGATTGTGTCCCCGTACATCCATTAGCATCTGTAACAGTTACGGTATATATGCCCAGACATAAATTAGATATAGAAGAACTTGTTTGCGCTCCAGGCGACCAAGAATACGTATATGCTCCTGTTCCTCCAGAAGGCAAGGAAGACGCTGTGCCAGTACAACTTCCAAAACATTTTACATTTGTACTTGTTGCATTCGGGTTAATTTTAGCTGGTTGAGTGATATTGAAGGATGCCGTTGCGCTGCAGCCGTTTGCATCTGTTACGGTTACACTGTATGTCCCAATACAAAGAGTAGCAGCACCTGTTCCTACTACAGTACTTGGTGTCCATGAATACGTGTAAGGTGCTGTGCCTCCTGAAACAGGTGCTACTGAAACGGAACCGTTGCACAAACCAAAACAAGTTACATTACTGCTGGAGGGGGTTAAAATAAGTTTAGGAGGTTGCGTAATCAGAACAGTGGCTGTTCCTGAACAAAGGGAATCATCTTTAACTGTTATGGTATAAGTTCCAGGACATAAATTAGAAATACTTTGTGTTGTTTGTCCGTTTGACCAAGAATAGGTATAAGATGGATTATTTCCTCCTGTGGGTGCACAAGTGGCCGTTCCATTGCAAAAGCCATTGCAA
It includes:
- a CDS encoding flavodoxin reductase: MEKQIVKIHSIEKITRDVVKIITDKPAGYKFNPGQATEIAINKNGWEEEKRPFTFTCLPEDDYLEFVIKTYPSHKGVTNELLRLKKGDELIIGEVFGAISYKGEGVFIAGGAGITPFISIFKYLKQKKEIGNNKLVFANKTKADIILEKEFTNLLGDAFINILSDEKTTNHHHGMITENFLKSIITDFHQQFYICGPPPMMDAVLKQLKNLGVGENAMTVEI
- a CDS encoding DUF488 domain-containing protein, with product MAKTENKTIWTIGHSTHSFEEFVAMLHVFEIDLLVDIRSFPGSRRYPHFNKEALEISLPENKIQYVHLKDLGGRRKVNPNSINTAWRLASFRGYADYMETDNFKKAICDLEEMALKQRTAYMCSEAVWWRCHRSLVSDFLKLRGWTVLHIMSATKEMEHPYTSPAKIVEGELQYN
- a CDS encoding type IX secretion system membrane protein PorP/SprF, which encodes MKKRIVLLVLVIGFVKVQAQQLPMFSQYMMNDFVLNPAVAGTLPYYEAASNNRYQWEGITDAPRTYTLSVNGPWRGKNMGLGGYLYTDNTGPTRRTGFEASYAYHIRLSENLRLSFGLSAGLQQFAIDGSKITLRDPGDLVLSDQLQSTLVPDFAFGMYLYSDRFYLGVSAPQLLQDKLKFFDNTNTPLSDLATHYYATAGYKIKLSDNFDLQPTTMVKYVYPAPVQVDAGLRLIYQDQMWIGADYRTMDAISAMIGYTVKKNLMFGFAYDFTTTDIRKYSSGTYELMIGIKFATRTRNGSQAQVQ
- a CDS encoding gliding motility-associated C-terminal domain-containing protein, whose amino-acid sequence is MKKHILSALLFFSFLFSSYAGNLYWIGGSGSWTDASHWSATSGGIHGFFVPTANDNVFFDKNSFNWGNETVQISGSVNCRNLVFTNNILYPVLQGTATDKLNIYGSLNISSDLKNNFLGSIYFKSGYTGNIINIDPSESLTSDVYFDNAYGSWSLNNPLVLRGNHSINLIAGNFISNGQLIDASLINAPPNALHKSLNLANSAVCLTAAFSGSGNISNYNITHTTFSLSRIVFSNTTQSGGYSNVTLFDLPGSDSIHIKYKDPLCNGQCNGQLITFAVYIIGGVGPYTYQWIGPPNASGDTLNNACAGNYAFVVTDLGNGSTKYNFRFVITVPSQLLPNTAIKKKPTCFGDCNGGISISFSGGVTPYAYSWFPSGETTYSATNLCAGGYTITATDANGCTSTSSATITQPLPIAPNPTFTNVTCNGFCNGTATCAPTGGNNPSYTYSWSNGQTTQSISNLCPGTYTITVKDDSLCSGTATVLITQPPKLILTPSSSNVTCFGLCNGSVSVAPVSGGTAPYTYSWTPSTVVGTGAATLCIGTYSVTVTDANGCSATASFNITQPAKINPNATSTNVKCFGSCTGTASSLPSGGTGAYTYSWSPGAQTSSSISNLCLGIYTVTVTDANGCTGTQSVTIVQPAAPLKDSLVLVKITCNGSCNGSITDFTSGGTPAYTYSWSSGQTTSAISGLCAGTYVLTVKDVNGCTSSQSITLIPPPVLTVSPTGTNISCNGACNGSVTANPSGGTPGYTYSWSPGAQTTSSVANLCAGTYTVTVTDANGCTQTGKVKITQPNVLTVGITPSPAIIACNGNCNASISSNVNGGTAGYTYSWSPGAQTTPTLSGLCAGTYSLTVTDANGCTANTSVTITQSPLLSLLTTNTPPSCNGKCDGIINAVASGGTGVYTYSWSPGGQTSATINNLCAGTYKVIVTDANGCKDSATVTLIAPQPLNVAIVVKNASCSGTCDGKAVPTVTGGTAPYTYLWMPGSLTTDSILNLCAGNGYSLKVTDANGCFITANFSITQPTLLSVSVTSTTSSCNICNGSASVTAVGGTSPYTYSWSNGQTTANATALCVGSYTVTIKDADGCIASKAILINPTVNIIITSSSNSVSCFNSCDGTATANAAGGVSPYTYSWNPSGETTQTATGLCSGVTYTITATDANGCFNTSTVVFSNPPQLTLNTSQTNISCNGGCNGTGTVTASGGTGTYTYSWSGGQTTSSINSLCAGTYLVTVKDANGCSAIDSVKIIQAPPIADNPTVVKADCSMNDGSITLAPTGGVPAYTYLWSPGGQTTSSITNIVAGIYTVSITDAAGCVKVFQIAVGNVTGPVLIGGFTPVSCNGSCDGTATVTASGGNPGYTYSWSPAGQTTNSISNLCSGLYIAKVTDASGCMSFDTITVTTPLKISPNATVVSPSCNGGNNGSISFSPTGGTSAYTYAWNPSVSVTSVANNLSFGTYSVTITDSKGCDTAVVINIVQPTALSVIITATNVTCNGSCNGKTTANVTGGTGAYTYSWSNGATQPSDVNLCPGTYTLTVTDANGCTVTQQAVITQPPLLSSSVVYTNVKCNLSCDGTANPTVTGGTSPYTYSWTSGQTTQNVNTLCAGSYTLTVTDANGCTSQNTVVITQPAKIAITIPNAVVSCNASCDAMANPTVTGGTSPYTYSWSNGQTTQNANNLCPGSYNLVVTDANGCSANQNVTITAPLPITENITHTDPSCVGSCNGTASSNPIGGTSPYTYQWLPGNQSTQNINGLCAGIYTLIVTDAHSCADTEMVTIANPSVLTITPTTAAANCGTCNGAITAVPSGGVGAYTYSWIPGGQTTSTINNVCAGIYTVTVTDANGCSSKLVIPLSNSSGPSGDMMTQTNVSCNGSCNGTITDVPSGGVSPYTYSWTPGGQTSNAVSNLCAGKYFVQITDANGCIRIDSTTIVQPGPLNTTPTTVKATCAGVCNGSITLTVSGGTLPYTYSWNTGQTTSSLSNLCPGEYVYNITDANACTFKDSVAIVPTTILTAPVSVVPAGCNGICNGSATITPAGGSSPYTYQWNDSQSQTTATASALCAGNYTVTVTDANGCTAAGLATILQNSTILANPTVTASTCGMCNGQITLAPSGGTAPYTYMWSSGQTSSSANGLCAGVYDVNITDNKGCTSTTTITVNSSGGPTVTITSTNATCFGTCNGTATAIPSGGSAPYTYLWIPGGQTTNSVNSLCAGIYNVQVIDSAGCSTIKTVIITSNQAFTINQSVSSTPCGLCNGSISVNPMGGTAPYTYLWAPGAQTTATINSLCAGTYTVTVTDASSCKQTFAIPVNNPTSPTVNITTTNITCNGTCNGSATAMVSGGVSPYTYSWSNGQIGATDNGLCAGNYSLKVTDNAGCVRTLVFTITTPTSITFSKTFVSQPKCAGSCNGIITVIPSGGTLPFTYVWNPAISTTATASNLCAGSYSVTVTDANGCATPQQTFILINPTPITVSHIVVNTACNTANNGSITETVGGGTPPYSFQWSGSSLATTQSLMNILPGDYILTVTDANGCSIKDSAIVTAAVTTLVEAGNDTSFCQSGNITLKATGNVGGLTYQWFQLPGMVLIANTQSVSVNPPTGTTDYVVVATNGTCPDADTVSVTSNPLPVVNMGANQTIVIYTSITIGGSPTGPPGSTYSWHPTTGLSDSTAANPVATPLTTTTYTVTVTNASGCSERDSVTITVLPEISFPNGITPNGDGKNDTWIIDNIQYFPKCLVEIYNRWGELLFSSPGYITKWDGTYNAKPLPVGTYYYIINLNDPRFPNVYTGPITILR